One Malania oleifera isolate guangnan ecotype guangnan chromosome 10, ASM2987363v1, whole genome shotgun sequence genomic region harbors:
- the LOC131165863 gene encoding GDP-mannose transporter GONST1 — translation MKPLGNDESDLEGCKLEKDRDKTVRSNKMVKIHNQALLSGIAYCISSCGMILVNKLVLSSYDFNAGISLMLYQNFVSVVIVSILSLFGMISTEPLTWRLIKIWLPVNVIFVGMLITSMFSLKYINVAMVTVLKNVTNVITALGEMYIFNKHHDNKVWTALFLMIISAITGGITDLSFHAVGYTWQIINCFLTASYSLTLRRVMDTAKLVTKSGNLNEFSMVLLNNTLSLPLGVLLIFVFNEVDYLSKTPLLRLPIFWFLMTFSGFLGLAISFTSMWFLHQTGATTYSLVGSLNKIPLSIAGILLFKVPTSLENSASILFGLLAGVFFARAKMRERSQA, via the exons atgaagccaTTGGGCAATGATGAAAGTGACCTGGAAGGTTGTAAGTTGGAGAAAGATAGAGATAAAACAGTTCGAAGCAACAAAATGGTTAAAATACACAACCAGGCTTTACTGTCTGGCATTGCATATTGTATTTCATCATGTGGCATGATATTGGTCAACAAATTGGTCCTTTCCAGCTATGATTTTAACGCCGGGATATCGTTGATGCTATACCAG AATTTTGTCTCTGTGGTTATTGTGTCAATATTGAGCCTTTTTGGCATGATATCAACTGAGCCACTTACGTGGAGATTGATTAAGATCTGGCTTCCTGTGAATGTTATATTTGTTGGAATGCTCATTACAAGCATGTTTAG TTTGAAGTACATCAATGTTGCTATGGTCACAGTTTTGAAGAATGTTACCAATGTGATAACTGCACTCGGAGAAATGTATATATTCAATAAGCACCATGACAACAAAGTTTGGACTGCTTTGTTCTTAATG ATCATTTCTGCAATTACTGGAGGAATTACTGATCTATCTTTTCATGCTGTTGGCTATACATGGCAAATTATTAACTGTTTCTTAACAGCATCATATTCT TTAACACTGCGTAGGGTCATGGATACGGCAAAGCTAGTTACTAAATCTGGAAATTTGAATGAGTTTTCAATGGTCTTGCTAAATAATACCCTTTCATTGCCTCTGGGGGTCCTCCTGATATTTGTGTTCAACGAGGTGGATTATCTCTCTAAAAC ACCACTTTTGAGGTTACCTATATTCTGGTTCTTGATGACATTTAGTGGATTTTTGGGTCTAGCAATCAGTTTCACTTCTATGTGGTTTCTTCATCAAACAGGGGCTACCACGTACAG CCTTGTGGGATCCCTAAATAAGATACCCCTATCTATTGCTGGCATCCTTCTTTTCAAGGTGCCTACCAGTTTGGAGAATTCTGCGAGCATCCTTTTTG GTCTTCTAGCAGGAGTGTTTTTTGCAAGGGCCAAAATGCGGGAGAGATCTCAAGCCTGA